GCGCCGCAACCGCAGGTCGTGGAGGTCACTGCCGCCGATGGCCGCACCGCGCTCAATGCGCTGTATTTCGCGCCGCTGGATGGTCAACCCGGTCCGCATGCCGTGATCACGCTGGCCTACGGCGGCCCCGGCATCGCGACCGTCAACTGGAACTGGCACCGCGACACCGCCCTGATCGCCTACTGGCAGCGGCGCGGCTTCGGTGTGTTCGCCGTCGATACCCGCGGCATGCAGAACCGCGACCGTGATTTCACCCGCGCGCATCTGAATGCCTTCGGCGTGGTCGATGTGCAGGACCTGTTCGCGGCGGTGCGCCAGTTGCCGCAGCGCGTGGCGGGCGTGGACCCGCGCCGGATCGGCTTCTTCGGCTGGTCCTACGGCGGCTTCCTGGCGGTGCGGGCGATGCTGGATGCGGACACCCCGTTCGCCGCGGGGGTTGCCGGCGCGCCGCCGACCGATTGGACCCTCTACGACACCGCCTACACCGAGCGCTACCTGGGTCTGCCCGACCAGGGCCGCGCGGCGGCCTACCGGCAGGCCAACCTCGTCTCGCGCGTGGACCAGCTGACCCGACCGCTGCTGCTGATTCACGGCACCGCCGACGACAACGTGCTCTTCGAACATACCTTGCGTCTCACCGAGGCCTTGCAGCAGCAGTCCAAGCCGTTTGACATGATGATCTATCCCGGCAAGGCCCACGGCATTACCGGTCGCGGTCCGCGTCTGCATCTGTATCGAATGATCGATGCCTTCTTTGTCCGTCAGCTGGCGCCCTGAGCCGGCGCACGGACCCGTCCGCACCGTCCAGGCATCGCCTGCGCACCGCCCCGCAACGTTCACGCCACGTCCACGCAACGGCCACGCCATCGCTGCACAACTGCCGCGCAACGGCAGCGCGACCGCCGCGCATGGCCCACGATCCAGTTCGAGAGGAGTCACCCCACCATGGCATTGGTCTATTCCACCAACGGCGGCCGCACCTGTCCCACCTGCCGTCAGGCGCAGGCGGACTGCCGCTGCAAGGCGCTGGCCAAGGATGCGGTGCTGGGCGACGGCAAGGTGCGGGTGCGCCGTGAGACCGCCGGCCGCAAGGGCAAGGGCGTGACGGTGGTGCTGGGCCTGCCGCTGAATGCGGACGGGCTGGCCGAGACCGCCAAGAAGCTGAAGGCCGCCTGCGGCTCCGGCGGCACCGTGAAGGACGGCACCGTGGAGATCCAGGGCGATCACCTGGAGAAGGTGATGCAGTGGCTGACGCAGGCGGGCTATGCGCCCAAGAAGGCCGGCGGCTGAGGCTCGGCCCTTGGCCCTGAGGCCTCAGCCCTCGGCCGTGGTCGGATCGATGATCCGCCGCACCCGGGACACCCGCTCCGCCGGGAAGCCGCCGATGCGGGCATGCTCCCGGATCAGTGCCTCGTTGGGTGCGATGTAGACGCAGTAGAGCTTGTCGTCGGTGACATAGCTGTGCTGCCATTGGATCGACGGTCCCAGGTCCTGCAGCACCGCGCAGGACTTCTGCGAGACGGCCTGCAAATCGGCGGGAGACAGCGCGCCTGCGCCGGGGATGTCGCGTTCGATGACGTATTTCGGCATGATGGGTTCCTGTGATGTGAGTCGGCCGCGCCCCGATGGCGGGCCTGGCGTCATGCTCGCCACGGTGGTCGCCACCGTCCTTTAATCGCCATGAAATCGGCCTGAAATCCCGTGATCGCCCGGGAGCCGGGGAGCCCGTCGTCATGTCCGCCGCCAAGACTGCCGCCACCTCGGCCACCGATGCGCCGACACCGGCCGATCGCCTGACCGATCGCCGCTCCCATCGCACCACCGATCACACCATCGACCGCCGCCACGCCGGTGAAGGCGATGCCACTTCGGTCTCCACCGGTGGGATCCAGGCCGGCCCAGGCGCCGGCGTGAAGGCGGCCGCATCCATCGCCATGGCGCAGGGGTCGGACGTCACGGGCGACGATGCTGGCCGTTGGCGCCGCTTGGCGGGCGCCGGGGCGGGTCCTGCCGCAGGCGTCGAGGTCCAAACCGCGCTCGGGGAGGCCGCACAGGGCGAGCACGTCG
The Roseateles amylovorans genome window above contains:
- a CDS encoding DUF4242 domain-containing protein — translated: MPKYVIERDIPGAGALSPADLQAVSQKSCAVLQDLGPSIQWQHSYVTDDKLYCVYIAPNEALIREHARIGGFPAERVSRVRRIIDPTTAEG
- a CDS encoding translation initiation factor Sui1; translated protein: MALVYSTNGGRTCPTCRQAQADCRCKALAKDAVLGDGKVRVRRETAGRKGKGVTVVLGLPLNADGLAETAKKLKAACGSGGTVKDGTVEIQGDHLEKVMQWLTQAGYAPKKAGG